Within the Emticicia oligotrophica DSM 17448 genome, the region TTAAAAATTAGTTTTGAGAATAACCAACTATCTAAAATCAAGCTCCTTTAACCTTCATTTTAAGTGTATAAACTGATTTTGAGGCTGTGATAAAAAGCGTTTTACGGTCTTTACCTCCAAAAGTTACATTGGCTGTCCAAGGTTCTTTTACATCAATATGCTCGATTTTAGTACCATTTTTATCAAAAACTGTTACACCCTTTCCAGTCACATAAACATTGCCTTTTTTATCTAATGTCATTCCATCAGAACCCATCGCTGCAAAAAGCTTGCGTTCGCCTAAAGTACCATCAGAATTAATTGGGAATGTGTAGGTTTTCTGACCACTTATATCTGCAACATACAGGGTTTTTCCATCGGGTGTGCCAATGATTCCGTTGGGTGCAACAAATTCACGAGCAGCAATTGTCACAGTCCTTTTATCAGGCGAAAGATAATAAACTCGTTTTTCGGGCAATTCCATTTCAGTATGCTTCCAGTAAGGGCGTTTGTAGAAAGGGTCAGTGAAGTAAATACCACCATTAGGAGCCACCCAAAGGTCGTTTGGACCATTGAATTTTTTACCTTCAAAATCATTGACTAAAACGGTTATTTTTTGATTTTTATCAATACTTATGAGTTGATTCTCTAAATCTGCACAAGAAAGAAGATTGCCTTGATGGTCGAAATAAAGTCCGTTAGAGCGACTAGTTTTATCCATGAAAACCGAGATAGTATTATCTTCTGCTGACCACTTATAGATTTTATCGTTGGGTTGGTCGGTAAAAAATACATTACCTTTGGCATCAGCAGCAGGACCTTCCGTAAAGGCAAATTCACCCGAAAGCTTGGTAAGCGTTGCTCCCTTAGCAATAATCTTGCTTTGGGCTTCTTGAGCAAAACCTTGAACTGCAAAAAATAGGAGCATAAAAATGCTTATTGTAGTTTTTTTCATTGAGGTAGAATAGGGTTTCAAAAAGCAAAAAGGTTATTTCGCATGGCAAAATAACCTTTTTCTCGACAAG harbors:
- a CDS encoding SMP-30/gluconolactonase/LRE family protein, with amino-acid sequence MKKTTISIFMLLFFAVQGFAQEAQSKIIAKGATLTKLSGEFAFTEGPAADAKGNVFFTDQPNDKIYKWSAEDNTISVFMDKTSRSNGLYFDHQGNLLSCADLENQLISIDKNQKITVLVNDFEGKKFNGPNDLWVAPNGGIYFTDPFYKRPYWKHTEMELPEKRVYYLSPDKRTVTIAAREFVAPNGIIGTPDGKTLYVADISGQKTYTFPINSDGTLGERKLFAAMGSDGMTLDKKGNVYVTGKGVTVFDKNGTKIEHIDVKEPWTANVTFGGKDRKTLFITASKSVYTLKMKVKGA